A genomic window from Nicotiana sylvestris chromosome 11, ASM39365v2, whole genome shotgun sequence includes:
- the LOC104232400 gene encoding protein transport protein SEC23 D, with protein sequence MAVRATVSRFPGDQDALEESGLPWGVTVSPFASKDENGNPPVYGSGGHLLPRCENCWAYYNTYCEQEQWAWTCALCGTLSGLSSQAVTRYSLPESCPENLSSFIDLELPMDESEEMQARPVYVAAVDLASSEEFLELVKSALLAALEALGPGSLFGLATFSHKIGLYDVQGPIPVVKNVFIPHDSDSALSMELQDVMPLLSFLAPVDTCKDRIASALETLRPTTSWERTSGAGQGLDGVFLGGRGFGAAMEALFNYLGSEYGNTFALARVFAFLSGAPDIGAGQLDTRRYGEQYASKGEDADRALLPEQTPFYKDLAAVAVQSGVCVDIFAVTNEYTDLASLKFLSIESGGSLFLYTSSDDSTLPQDMYRMLSRPYAFNCVLRLRTSSEFQPSHSYGHFFPDPQYENVQHIICCDSFATYAYDLEFANNVGFSRHTSELPMVQIAFQYTVVVPPDELANAGSSSTTRTKHSLKRRLRIRTLQFGVAHSINEIYDGVDSEVVLSLLVHKVILASLEQGVREGRMLLHDWLVILTAQYNDACKLIQSGHGGSSIVHIDVAFSQCPQLQPLPRLVFALLRNPLLRLHEEGVHPDYRIYLQCLFSGLEPSSLNRAIYPLLTSYASPDKQAYPRHSLSRAALITSGSPIFFLDAFTNLIVFYASTADPSLPFPPPQDCLLRTTINKLKQDRCITPKLTFIKGGQDDATSFENYLIEEQDVEGSGFTSIMGFVSFLEEINQSTLEYMK encoded by the exons ATGGCGGTGCGTGCAACAGTTAGCCGGTTTCCCGGTGACCAAGACGCACTGGAAGAATCAGGACTACCGTGGGGGGTAACAGTTTCACCGTTCGCCAGCAAGGACGAAAACGGGAATCCACCGGTTTATGGATCGGGCGGTCACTTATTACCCCGATGTGAGAATTGTTGGGCTTACTATAACACATACTGTGAACAAGAACAATGGGCCTGGACTTGTGCACTTTGTGGGACCCTTAGCGGGCTTTCTTCTCAGGCCGTAACCCGTTATTCGCTCCCTGAATCTTGTCCGGAGAATTTATCTTCGTTTATTGACCTTGAATTGCCCA TGGATGAATCTGAGGAAATGCAGGCGCGACCTGTGTATGTGGCAGCTGTTGATCTTGCTT CATCGGAAGAGTTTTTGGAACTTGTTAAAAGTGCACTTTTAGCTGCTTTAGAAG CTCTTGGGCCTGGATCACTATTTGGGCTGGCTACATTCAGCCATaaaataggtttgtatgatgttCAAGGGCCAATTCCAGTGGTGAAGAATGTTTTCATTCCTCATGATTCTGATAGTGCCCTGTCAATGGAACTTCAGGATGTCATGCCCCTACTTTCGTTTTTAGCTCCA GTGGATACCTGTAAGGACCGCATCGCATCCGCACTTGAAACATTGAGGCCAACAACTTCATGGGAAAGGACATCAGGTGCAGGTCAAGGATTAGATGGAGTTTTTCTGGGTGGAAGAGGTTTTGGAGCTGCAATGGAAGCCCTTTTCAATTATCTTGGATCAGAATATGGAAATACGTTTGCATTAG CTAGagtttttgcttttctttcgGGTGCTCCTGATATTGGAGCCGGCCAACTAGATACAAGACGGTATGGTGAGCAGTATGCTAGTAAAGGAGAGGATGCAGACCGAGCTTTACTTCCTGAACAAACTCCATTCTATAAAGATCTG GCTGCCGTGGCTGTTCAATCAGGTGTTTGTGTAGACATATTTGCTGTGACAAATGAGTATACTGATTTAGCATCACTGAAGTTTCTGAGTATCGAGAGTGGAGGCTCCTTATTTTTGTATACGAGCAGTGATGACTCCACACTTCCTCAAGACAT GTACCGCATGTTAAGTCGACCATATGCTTTTAATTGTGTCCTAAGGCTGAGAACTTCGTCAGAATTTCAACCGAGTCATTCT TATGGGCATTTCTTCCCAGATCCGCAATATGAAAATGTCCAACACATAATTTGCTGTGATTCTTTTGCTACATATGCCTACGATTTAGAATTTGCAAATAATGTTGGATTTTCCAG GCATACTTCAGAATTGCCTATGGTGCAAATTGCTTTTCAGTATACTGTTGTTGTCCCACCAGATGAACTTGCAAATGCAGGATCAAGTTCTACAACAAG AACAAAGCATTCCCTCAAAAGGAGATTAAGGATTCGAACTCTGCAGTTTGGAGTAGCTCATAGCATAAATGAGATTTATGATGGTGTTGATTCTGAAGTGGTGCTTTCATTACTTGTCCACAAG GTTATTTTAGCCTCATTGGAGCAAGGTGTTCGAGAGGGCAGAATGTTACTTCATGATTGGCTTGTAATTCTTACGGCTCAGTACAATGATGCTTGCAAGCTTATTCAGTCTGGGCATGGAGGTTCAAGCATTGTTCACATTGATGTTGCATTCTCTCAATGTCCTCAACTGCAGCCTTTACCCCGCTTGGTGTTTGCTCTATTACGAAATCCTCTTCTTCGTTTACATGAAGAAGGCGTGCATCCTGACTACCGAATATATCTTCAGTGTCTTTTCAG TGGACTAGAACCTTCTTCTCTTAATCGTGCTATATATCCATTGTTAACCTCATATGCCTCGCCAGACAAACAAGCATATCCTCGACATTCCCTGAGCCGGGCTGCACTGATTACAAGCGGCAGCCCGATATTTTTTCTGGATGCATTCACAAATCTTATTGTGTTCTATGCTTCAACAGCAGACCCTTCACTTCCTTTTCCACCACCTCAGGACT